The Salvelinus alpinus chromosome 21, SLU_Salpinus.1, whole genome shotgun sequence genome has a segment encoding these proteins:
- the LOC139547747 gene encoding potassium channel subfamily K member 6-like, translated as MSSGYKSWILLTGFILFYVAYLLLGALVFSTIERPVENQLKSDIQVLKEEFLNQSCVNATSLENFLEKVLQANKYGISILPNSSASSNWDMASSLFFANTLVTTVGYGHTTPLSDTGKAFSIFYALLGVPFTMLVLTACVQRLMHPVTYGPISMCRQRLGLDPLAATAVHFAILLLLVVLGFFVVPAVVFSHIEDTWSFLDAIYFCFITLCTIGLGDYVPGEKPGQKFRSLYKISVMVYLFLGLMMMYLVLRAFHRMADLHGLTSFFQLPHCDEDTEEDKEPIIEAGPEDQHEAEASAKPLDPASQTSYNTINR; from the exons ATGTCTTCGGGGTACAAATCTTGGATACTGCTTACAGGTTTTATACTATTCTATGTTGCTTATCTGTTGCTTGGAGCGCTCGTTTTCTCCACCATCGAACGGCCGGTGGAGAACCAACTGAAAAGTGACATACAAGTCCTGAAAGAAGAGTTTCTCAACCAAAGTTGCGTCAATGCAACATCACTTGAAAACTTTTTGGAGAAAGTTTTACAAGCCAATAAGTATGGAATATCTATCCTTCCGAATTCTTCTGCGAGTTCAAATTGGGACATGGCTTCCTCTTTGTTCTTTGCCAACACTTTAGTAACGACAGTCG GATATGGGCACACTACGCCCCTGTCGGACACGGGCAAAGCCTTCTCCATCTTCTACGCCCTGCTAGGAGTGCCCTTCACCATGCTGGTGCTCACCGCCTGCGTCCAGAGGCTCATGCACCCGGTGACCTACGGGCCCATCAGCATGTGCCGCCAGAGGCTCGGCCTGGACCCACTCGCCGCCACTGCCGTCCACTTTGCCatcctgctgctgctggtggtgcTGGGCTTCTTCGTGGTACCCGCCGTGGTTTTCAGCCACATCGAGGACACCTGGTCCTTCCTGGACGCCATATACTTCTGCTTCATCACGCTGTGTACCATCGGCCTGGGCGACTACGTGCCCGGCGAGAAGCCCGGACAGAAGTTCAGGTCGCTCTATAAGATCTCTGTGATGG TGTACCTGTTTCTAGGGCTGATGATGATGTACCTGGTCCTGCGTGCCTTCCACCGGATGGCCGACCTGCATGGCCTGACTTCTTTCTTCCAGCTCCCCCACTGTGACGAGGATACAGAGGAGGATAAGGAGCCCATTATCGAGGCCGGCCCTGAGGACCAGCATGAGGCAGAGGCCTCGGCCAAGCCCCTGGATCCAGCCTCCCAGACCTCCTATAACACCATCAACCGATAA
- the LOC139547751 gene encoding uncharacterized protein isoform X2 has protein sequence MIQQNNNNNYPCLEMSGSPREVLQKCQRSYLPFTGRLELGDMPLVKGLRAWAACSKNRRRAAPPPRSQGTCPRPADVYPLGQWGRLGYGLGLPLDSNYASNPRQTGLGALVTVATLKASEGGGQTQTRCLFLKTEGGRCLYSTGSPRPCTQGAAPQSPSTLMGSWLRDKVGGVRDSSTVGKMGVRDMGGASELYQVKSRSARRWRTSCKPVVPIQGRILQSTEDSGECTLEGSQESRDKGEFPTTGQDTLSGKQDRGNTRSPKCSHAQTKTCTQCHGRRGGQGSSGGQREAASVCEQDQSSCGVEGFKEKVKDGTGLTRSKPCDSSLPPDNADPENCSSDIGDRGKPDSPRAQEGLHPETSLNKEHFQDKLCDADIHTGGKDVASGIMRHVEDFDGMVGAVIGFVDHIKSAECDSESLGGNGGIAEGELPNRWIDVQTSERHCCSERGCLKACSIQLPSPAGGSISTATDETGYGQINQESKSDSQYNKLCVKCLPEEKYPVAVDKEVLQKSVHGLCEGEEGIQSTASEIRELCGEHGEILPEVRSTDDEARLVGGDITSQRTERGPHWATEEHESEETCRTEERCFSDLPATLTEAVGGGGWREAGTGQFNSLLRASAAAGPATSVTHSPPNPASSGAMATGLPAPNGGQTDAGGGALVPLLRSPGEQEWKRAWDESKVAADGGFLDGGPEAEDDFGLFMQAEEQPPWDDRFTGSPLVPSGKSESVALENHSITNESTHWTSGWTDSSFQQSEDAWTAFPKDSEGEEQDTRGQWWPTNAVEKTRGRFSAKQNVNNVFVESFPSLSTPLYDRDAVPMLSQLLRSILDHESSAEDHGGRNDDLQDNTRDSVKCHHHPTTTLLFEPTTRDKLRIRQYFMH, from the exons ATGATCCAGCAGAACAATAACAACAACTACCCATGCCTGGAGATGTCTGGCTCCCCCAGGGAGGTGCTGCAGAAGTGCCAAAGAAGCTATCTTCCCTTCACAGGACGCTTGGAGCTTGGGGACATGCCCTTAGTCAAGGGCCTTCGGGCCTGGGCTGCGTGCTCCAAGAACCGCAGGAGGGCAGCACCTCCCCCCAGGTCCCAAGGAACGTGCCCCAGGCCTGCAGATGTCTACCCATTGGGACAGTGGGGCAGGCTGGGTTATGGTCTGGGGCTACCGCTGGACTCCAACTATGCCTCCAACCCCAGACAGACAGGCCTGGGGGCACTGGTGACTGTGGCAACATTGAAGGCCTCTGAGGGAGGTGGTCAGACTCAGACACGTTGTCTGTTCCTCAAGACGGAGGGTGGAAGGTGCCTCTACTCCACGGGCAGCCCAAGGCCCTGCACTCAAGGTGCGGCCCCTCAGTCCCCCTCCACGCTGATGGGCAGTTGGCTGAGGGATAAAGTGGGAGGGGTCAGGGACTCCTCCACGGTTGGGAAAATGGGGGTGCGGGATATGGGAGGGGCCTCAGAGTTGTACCAGGTCAAATCGAGGTCAGCCCGGAGGTGGAGGACATCCTGCAAGCCTGTGGTTCCCATCCAGGGGAGAATACTCCAGAGCACGGAGGATTCTGGCGAGTGCACCCTGGAAGGGAGCCAGGAAAGCAGGGACAAAGGGGAGTTTCCCACAACTGGTCAGGACACTCTGAGTGGAAAACAAGACCGAGGGAATACTAGAAGCCCCAAATGCAGTCACGCTCAGACCAAGACCTGTACCCAGTGTCACGGGCGCAGAGGAGGACAGGGGAGCAGCGGGGGTCAGAGGGAAGCTGCTTCTGTATGTGAGCAGGATCAGTCGAGTTGCGGTGTGGAGGGGTTTAAGGAGAAAGTGAAGGATGGGACTGGTCTCACCCGGTCAAAGCCCTGTGACTCCTCCCTGCCTCCAGACAATGCTGACCCAGAAAACTGCAGCAGTGACATCGGGGACCGGGGAAAGCCAGACAGCCCACGCGCACAGGAAGGGCTGCATCCTGAAACCTCCCTCAACAAGGAGCACTTCCAGGACAAACTATGCGATGCAGACATCCATACTGGAGGCAAGGATGTGGCCAGTGGTATCATGAGACATGTGGAAGACTTTGATGGCATGGTGGGTGCTGTGATTGGGTTTGTGGATCATATCAAGTCCGCAGAGTGTGATTCTGAGAGTCTAGGGGGGAACGGGGGGATAGCTGAGGGGGAGCTGCCCAACAGGTGGATCGATGTTCAAACCTCAGAGAGACACTGCTGCTCTGAGAGAGGCTGCCTCAAAGCCTGCTCCATTCAACTACCCAGCCCAGCAGGGGGCAGCATTTCAACTGCTACTGATGAGACTGGCTATGGTCAGATAAATCAGGAAAGTAAATCAGATAGTCAATACAATAAGCTTTGTGTGAAATGTCTGCCAGAAGAAAAATATCCTGTGGCAGTGGATAAAGAGGTATTACAGAAATCTGTGCATGGCCTctgtgagggagaggaggggatccaGTCAACAGCATCAGAAATTAGGGAACTCTGTGGGGAGCATGGAGAGATACTGCCTGAGGTCAGGAGCACAGACGATGAGGCCAGGCTGGTAGGGGGAGACATCACATCCCAGAGAACTGAGCGAGGGCCTCACTGGGCAACGGAGGAGCATGAGTCCGAGGAGACATGTAGGACGGAAGAGAGGTGTTTTTCAGATTTACCAGCTACCCTGACTGAGGCCgtaggaggaggggggtggagggaggcagGGACTGGGCAGTTTAATTCCCTTTTACGAGCCTCTGCTGCTGCTGGCCCTGCTACCTCTGTCACACACTCGCCGCCTAATCCGGCCTCCTCAGGAGCCATGGCAACAGGCCTCCCTGCTCCAAATGGGGGGCAGACAGACGCTGGAGGTGGGGCTCTGGTGCCTCTGCTACGGAGCCCAGGGGAGCAGGAGTGGAAGAGGGCCTGGGACGAGAGCAAGGTGGCCGCCGACGGGGGGTTCCTGGATGGGGGGCCGGAGGCGGAGGATGACTTTGGGCTTTTCATGCAGGCAGAGGAGCAGCCGCCCTGGGACGACCGCTTCACTGGATCACCCCTAGTGCCTTCTGGGAAAAGTGAGAGTGTTG CACTTGAAAACCATTCCATCACCAACGAGTCTACCCATTGGACCTCAGGTTGGACAGACAGCTCATTCCAACAATCGGAGGATGCCTGGACAGCCTTCCCAAAGGATTCAGAGGGAGAGGAGCAAGACACAAGAGGACAGTGGTGGCCCACAAATGCTGTGGAGAAGACAAGGGGCAGATTCTCTGCCAAGCAAAATGTG AACAATGTGTTTGTGGAGTCCTTCCCGTCACTGTCTACTCCCCTGTATGATCGTGATGCTGTTCCCATGCTCAGCCAGCTCCTCAGAAGCATCTTGGATCATGAAAGCTCTGCAGAGGATCATGG tggaagaaATGATGACCTTCAAGATAACACCAGAGATAGCGTGAAATGTCACCACCACCCAACAACGACCCTGCTGTTTGAACCCACAACTAGAGATAAGCTGCGTATCAGACAATATTTCATGCACTGA
- the LOC139547751 gene encoding uncharacterized protein isoform X1 — MIQQNNNNNYPCLEMSGSPREVLQKCQRSYLPFTGRLELGDMPLVKGLRAWAACSKNRRRAAPPPRSQGTCPRPADVYPLGQWGRLGYGLGLPLDSNYASNPRQTGLGALVTVATLKASEGGGQTQTRCLFLKTEGGRCLYSTGSPRPCTQGAAPQSPSTLMGSWLRDKVGGVRDSSTVGKMGVRDMGGASELYQVKSRSARRWRTSCKPVVPIQGRILQSTEDSGECTLEGSQESRDKGEFPTTGQDTLSGKQDRGNTRSPKCSHAQTKTCTQCHGRRGGQGSSGGQREAASVCEQDQSSCGVEGFKEKVKDGTGLTRSKPCDSSLPPDNADPENCSSDIGDRGKPDSPRAQEGLHPETSLNKEHFQDKLCDADIHTGGKDVASGIMRHVEDFDGMVGAVIGFVDHIKSAECDSESLGGNGGIAEGELPNRWIDVQTSERHCCSERGCLKACSIQLPSPAGGSISTATDETGYGQINQESKSDSQYNKLCVKCLPEEKYPVAVDKEVLQKSVHGLCEGEEGIQSTASEIRELCGEHGEILPEVRSTDDEARLVGGDITSQRTERGPHWATEEHESEETCRTEERCFSDLPATLTEAVGGGGWREAGTGQFNSLLRASAAAGPATSVTHSPPNPASSGAMATGLPAPNGGQTDAGGGALVPLLRSPGEQEWKRAWDESKVAADGGFLDGGPEAEDDFGLFMQAEEQPPWDDRFTGSPLVPSGKSESVALENHSITNESTHWTSGWTDSSFQQSEDAWTAFPKDSEGEEQDTRGQWWPTNAVEKTRGRFSAKQNVNNVFVESFPSLSTPLYDRDAVPMLSQLLRSILDHESSAEDHGLLDGFHDLNKMFGLKYKRANAVSRERLLQSLHLGQCNTENMTGHRAANYSPSLGLPSSSQHAQACGKGRLSYDVNKNIME; from the exons ATGATCCAGCAGAACAATAACAACAACTACCCATGCCTGGAGATGTCTGGCTCCCCCAGGGAGGTGCTGCAGAAGTGCCAAAGAAGCTATCTTCCCTTCACAGGACGCTTGGAGCTTGGGGACATGCCCTTAGTCAAGGGCCTTCGGGCCTGGGCTGCGTGCTCCAAGAACCGCAGGAGGGCAGCACCTCCCCCCAGGTCCCAAGGAACGTGCCCCAGGCCTGCAGATGTCTACCCATTGGGACAGTGGGGCAGGCTGGGTTATGGTCTGGGGCTACCGCTGGACTCCAACTATGCCTCCAACCCCAGACAGACAGGCCTGGGGGCACTGGTGACTGTGGCAACATTGAAGGCCTCTGAGGGAGGTGGTCAGACTCAGACACGTTGTCTGTTCCTCAAGACGGAGGGTGGAAGGTGCCTCTACTCCACGGGCAGCCCAAGGCCCTGCACTCAAGGTGCGGCCCCTCAGTCCCCCTCCACGCTGATGGGCAGTTGGCTGAGGGATAAAGTGGGAGGGGTCAGGGACTCCTCCACGGTTGGGAAAATGGGGGTGCGGGATATGGGAGGGGCCTCAGAGTTGTACCAGGTCAAATCGAGGTCAGCCCGGAGGTGGAGGACATCCTGCAAGCCTGTGGTTCCCATCCAGGGGAGAATACTCCAGAGCACGGAGGATTCTGGCGAGTGCACCCTGGAAGGGAGCCAGGAAAGCAGGGACAAAGGGGAGTTTCCCACAACTGGTCAGGACACTCTGAGTGGAAAACAAGACCGAGGGAATACTAGAAGCCCCAAATGCAGTCACGCTCAGACCAAGACCTGTACCCAGTGTCACGGGCGCAGAGGAGGACAGGGGAGCAGCGGGGGTCAGAGGGAAGCTGCTTCTGTATGTGAGCAGGATCAGTCGAGTTGCGGTGTGGAGGGGTTTAAGGAGAAAGTGAAGGATGGGACTGGTCTCACCCGGTCAAAGCCCTGTGACTCCTCCCTGCCTCCAGACAATGCTGACCCAGAAAACTGCAGCAGTGACATCGGGGACCGGGGAAAGCCAGACAGCCCACGCGCACAGGAAGGGCTGCATCCTGAAACCTCCCTCAACAAGGAGCACTTCCAGGACAAACTATGCGATGCAGACATCCATACTGGAGGCAAGGATGTGGCCAGTGGTATCATGAGACATGTGGAAGACTTTGATGGCATGGTGGGTGCTGTGATTGGGTTTGTGGATCATATCAAGTCCGCAGAGTGTGATTCTGAGAGTCTAGGGGGGAACGGGGGGATAGCTGAGGGGGAGCTGCCCAACAGGTGGATCGATGTTCAAACCTCAGAGAGACACTGCTGCTCTGAGAGAGGCTGCCTCAAAGCCTGCTCCATTCAACTACCCAGCCCAGCAGGGGGCAGCATTTCAACTGCTACTGATGAGACTGGCTATGGTCAGATAAATCAGGAAAGTAAATCAGATAGTCAATACAATAAGCTTTGTGTGAAATGTCTGCCAGAAGAAAAATATCCTGTGGCAGTGGATAAAGAGGTATTACAGAAATCTGTGCATGGCCTctgtgagggagaggaggggatccaGTCAACAGCATCAGAAATTAGGGAACTCTGTGGGGAGCATGGAGAGATACTGCCTGAGGTCAGGAGCACAGACGATGAGGCCAGGCTGGTAGGGGGAGACATCACATCCCAGAGAACTGAGCGAGGGCCTCACTGGGCAACGGAGGAGCATGAGTCCGAGGAGACATGTAGGACGGAAGAGAGGTGTTTTTCAGATTTACCAGCTACCCTGACTGAGGCCgtaggaggaggggggtggagggaggcagGGACTGGGCAGTTTAATTCCCTTTTACGAGCCTCTGCTGCTGCTGGCCCTGCTACCTCTGTCACACACTCGCCGCCTAATCCGGCCTCCTCAGGAGCCATGGCAACAGGCCTCCCTGCTCCAAATGGGGGGCAGACAGACGCTGGAGGTGGGGCTCTGGTGCCTCTGCTACGGAGCCCAGGGGAGCAGGAGTGGAAGAGGGCCTGGGACGAGAGCAAGGTGGCCGCCGACGGGGGGTTCCTGGATGGGGGGCCGGAGGCGGAGGATGACTTTGGGCTTTTCATGCAGGCAGAGGAGCAGCCGCCCTGGGACGACCGCTTCACTGGATCACCCCTAGTGCCTTCTGGGAAAAGTGAGAGTGTTG CACTTGAAAACCATTCCATCACCAACGAGTCTACCCATTGGACCTCAGGTTGGACAGACAGCTCATTCCAACAATCGGAGGATGCCTGGACAGCCTTCCCAAAGGATTCAGAGGGAGAGGAGCAAGACACAAGAGGACAGTGGTGGCCCACAAATGCTGTGGAGAAGACAAGGGGCAGATTCTCTGCCAAGCAAAATGTG AACAATGTGTTTGTGGAGTCCTTCCCGTCACTGTCTACTCCCCTGTATGATCGTGATGCTGTTCCCATGCTCAGCCAGCTCCTCAGAAGCATCTTGGATCATGAAAGCTCTGCAGAGGATCATGG CTTACTTGATGGGTTCCATGACCTGAACAAGATGTTTGGCTTGAAATATAAGAGGGCAAATGCTGTTTCCCGTGAACGGCTTCTACAGTCGCTACATTTGGGCCAGTGTAACACG GAAAATATGACTGGGCACCGAGCAGCCAACTACAGTCCCTCTCTTGGCCTCCCCTCGTCCAGTCAGCATGCACAGGCCTGTGGGAAGGGACGGTTATCTTATGATGTCAACAAGAACATAATGGAATAA